The following coding sequences lie in one Synechococcus sp. CC9902 genomic window:
- the mtnB gene encoding methylthioribulose 1-phosphate dehydratase, protein MNTIQELREQLAKTIGDLHGRRWCEGTGGNFSVVVQHDPIHLLMAPSGVNKGRLEPAELVIVDEQNNVIEGRGRASAETTLHLEIIRQLKCGAVLHTHSIETTVLSAHYARVGTIQLEGWEMLKGLKGITSHETTIDIPIMSNNQNIEELSQTVRPYLSKTIPGILVAGHGLYAWGDSLAEAQRHVEILEFLFSVLLKKKLLQLSQ, encoded by the coding sequence GTGAACACGATCCAGGAGCTCCGCGAACAGCTAGCCAAAACGATTGGAGACTTGCATGGACGTAGATGGTGCGAGGGCACAGGCGGCAATTTCAGTGTTGTGGTTCAACACGATCCCATCCATCTACTCATGGCTCCCAGCGGCGTAAACAAAGGGCGGCTGGAACCAGCTGAACTCGTCATTGTTGACGAACAGAACAATGTGATTGAGGGACGGGGACGAGCGAGCGCAGAAACAACACTGCATTTAGAAATCATTAGGCAATTAAAATGTGGAGCAGTACTTCATACGCACTCCATTGAAACCACTGTCCTCTCAGCTCATTACGCAAGGGTCGGGACAATCCAATTAGAAGGATGGGAAATGCTCAAGGGATTAAAAGGAATTACATCCCATGAAACAACAATCGACATTCCAATCATGTCTAACAATCAAAACATAGAAGAACTCAGCCAGACGGTTCGGCCGTATCTCAGTAAAACCATTCCAGGAATACTGGTGGCAGGCCATGGCCTTTACGCTTGGGGCGATTCATTAGCAGAAGCTCAAAGACATGTGGAGATCCTAGAATTCTTATTCTCAGTCTTATTGAAGAAAAAACTATTGCAACTCAGCCAATGA
- the mtnC gene encoding acireductone synthase, with protein MISHILLDIEGTTCPVTFVTETLFPYAQLALKDFLERHKDDPSISQLINNAEDEWMQDQDKQSATLRHSSEEIQQPKHLKIESYLQLLIASDKKSTALKDIQGKVWKEGYTTGKITSELFEDAYEGLKKWHKQGFTLGIYSSGSVEAQRLLYKYTSKGDIENLFSHWFDTHIGNKKEQRSYTAIASSMACKPQNILFISDNSDECDAAKGAGLFTLYSLREGNPQQEPRDHPIIINLGDVDQWLK; from the coding sequence ATGATTAGCCATATCTTACTCGACATCGAGGGGACAACATGTCCGGTTACATTTGTCACAGAGACCCTCTTTCCTTATGCACAATTAGCACTAAAAGACTTTCTAGAAAGACACAAAGATGATCCGTCTATAAGTCAACTAATCAACAATGCAGAAGACGAATGGATGCAGGATCAAGACAAACAAAGTGCCACACTCAGGCATTCATCCGAAGAAATACAACAACCTAAACATCTAAAGATCGAATCTTACCTTCAGCTTTTAATAGCATCAGACAAAAAATCAACAGCCCTTAAAGATATTCAAGGCAAGGTATGGAAAGAAGGATACACAACAGGCAAGATCACTTCAGAGCTCTTTGAAGATGCCTATGAAGGCCTAAAAAAATGGCATAAACAAGGATTTACGCTGGGCATATACTCTTCAGGAAGCGTCGAGGCACAGCGCTTGCTATACAAGTACACAAGCAAAGGAGACATTGAGAATCTATTTAGCCACTGGTTCGACACCCACATTGGCAACAAGAAAGAACAAAGAAGCTACACGGCAATTGCATCATCAATGGCTTGTAAGCCTCAAAATATTCTCTTCATTAGCGATAACAGCGACGAATGTGATGCCGCGAAGGGTGCTGGACTATTCACCCTTTACAGCTTGAGAGAAGGCAATCCACAACAAGAGCCAAGAGATCATCCCATAATTATCAATCTTGGAGACGTCGATCAGTGGCTCAAATAA